In Bicyclus anynana chromosome 13, ilBicAnyn1.1, whole genome shotgun sequence, a genomic segment contains:
- the LOC128198695 gene encoding asparagine synthetase [glutamine-hydrolyzing]-like, with amino-acid sequence MCGIWATFGVEGGLSATCLKCFSAIVHRGPDAWRIDQDAREPKAILGFQRLAIVDGLHGMQPMRLHRYPRITLICNGEIYNFNRLREQYHYPYETNCDVEAIIHNYENFGIADAVKRLDGVFAFCLVDGEKKKIYIARDPYGVRPLFKLQDDEKGILAISSEAKGLVGIKQKLGEKLALGQFPPGHFEEWDILEDGTVKYNYTEQYFKPGTPPRFIPFVSENELSKFNVYEKTAYLLEAACKKRLMSDRRIGCLLSGGLDSSLITALVVKLAKIHKLPYKIQTFAIGMGDSPDLIAARTVADYLGTEHHEVRFDENDVKEALDNVIYHLESFDITTIRASLPMYLLSKYIKENTDTTVVFSGEGADELAQGYIYFRDAPNETAAHEESIRLLSDIYLYDGLRADRTTSAFSLELRVPFLDIQFTSHYLSIEPSFRQPQNGVEKHLLRKSFAKSGLLPDSILYRHKEAFSDGVASVKKSLFTTIEEIIKERLPENNLRFPGLQPHSLESKYYRHVFEKSFPGQYNFTPYYWMPKWVQVSDPSARFIKHYAAS; translated from the coding sequence ATGTGCGGAATTTGGGCGACGTTTGGAGTTGAAGGCGGGTTGAGTGCAACGTGTCTCAAATGCTTCTCGGCTATAGTCCACCGTGGACCGGACGCTTGGCGCATTGACCAAGACGCGAGGGAACCTAAAGCCATACTGGGTTTTCAGAGGCTGGCCATTGTCGATGGACTACATGGCATGCAACCCATGAGACTACATCGCTATCCTCGCATAACTCTCATCTGCAACGGTGAAATATACAACTTCAACAGACTACGTGAACAATACCACTATCCGTATGAAACTAACTGCGATGTGGAAGCCATCATTCACAACTATGAGAATTTCGGAATCGCCGATGCCGTAAAGCGACTTGACGGAGTGTTCGCATTTTGTTTGGTCGATGGCGAGAAGAAAAAGATTTATATCGCGAGAGACCCTTACGGCGTTAGGCCGTTGTTTAAACTACAAGATGATGAGAAAGGAATCTTGGCAATCAGCTCTGAAGCTAAAGGCCTTGTTGGTATAAAACAGAAGTTGGGTGAAAAACTAGCTCTGGGACAATTCCCACCTGGCCATTTCGAGGAATGGGACATTTTGGAAGATGGGACGgtaaaatacaattataccGAGCAGTATTTCAAGCCAGGGACGCCTCCACGTTTTATTCCATTCGTATCAGAGAATGAACTTTCCAAATTTAATGTGTACGAAAAAACCGCATATTTATTGGAAGCAGCTTGCAAGAAGAGATTAATGTCCGACAGACGTATTGGCTGTCTCCTCAGTGGAGGTTTAGATTCTTCACTTATCACAGCTTTAGTTGTGAAGTTAGCTAAGATACACAAGTTGccatataaaattcaaacttttgCAATAGGAATGGGGGATTCCCCTGACTTGATTGCAGCGCGGACAGTTGCGGACTACCTCGGTACAGAACACCATGAAGTTAGATTCGATGAGAACGATGTAAAAGAAGCGTTAGATAACGTAATTTATCATTTAGAATCATTCGACATCACAACGATACGCGCAAGTTTACCGATGTACCTTCTCtcgaaatatataaaagaaaacactGATACCACGGTCGTGTTCAGCGGTGAAGGCGCCGACGAATTGGCCCaaggttatatttatttcagagaCGCTCCAAATGAAACAGCAGCGCACGAAGAAAGCATACGTTTGCTTTCTGACATCTACTTGTACGATGGGTTAAGGGCGGACCGAACGACCAGTGCGTTTAGTTTAGAACTCAGAGTGCCATTTTTAGACATACAATTCACAAGTCACTATCTAAGCATAGAACCATCCTTCCGTCAACCTCAGAACGGAGTTGAGAAGCATTTGCTGCGTAAAAGTTTCGCCAAAAGTGGACTACTGCCCGATTCAATCTTATACAGACACAAGGAGGCATTTAGTGACGGCGTAGCATCTGTAAAGAAATCACTGTTCACAACAATCGAAGAAATAATCAAGGAAAGGTTACCTGAAAACAATTTACGTTTCCCTGGATTGCAGCCACACAGTCTTGAGTCGAAGTATTACCGGCACGTGTTTGAAAAGTCCTTCCCTGGCCAATATAACTTCACGCCGTACTACTGGATGCCAAAATGGGTGCAAGTTTCTGACCCGTCAGCTAGATTTATAAAGCACTATGCCGCCTCATAA
- the LOC112045657 gene encoding asparagine synthetase [glutamine-hydrolyzing], with the protein MCGIWATFGVEGGLSATCLKCFSAIVHRGPDAWRIDQDAREPKAILGFQRLAIVDGLHGMQPMRLHRYPRITLICNGEIYNFNRLREQYHYPYETNCDVEAIIHNYENFGIADAVKRLDGVFAFCLVDGEKKKIYIARDPYGVRPLFKLQDDEKGILAISSEAKGLVGIKQKLGEKLALGQFPPGHFEEWDILVDGTVKYNYTEQYFKPGTPPRFIPFVSENELSKFNVYEKTAYLLEAACKKRLMSDRRIGCLLSGGLDSSLITALVVKLAKIHKLPYKIQTFAIGMGDSPDLIAARTVADYLGTEHHEVRFDENDVKEALDNVIYHLESFDITTIRASLPMYLLSKYIKENTDTTVVFSGEGADELAQGYIYFRDAPNETAAHEESIRLLSDIYLYDGLRADRTTSAFSLELRVPFLDIQFTSHYLSIEPSFRQPQNGVEKHLLRKSFAKSGLLPDSILYRHKEAFSDGVASVKKSLFTTIEEIIKERLPENNLRFPGLQPHSLESKYYRHVFEKSFPGQYNFTPYYWMPKWVQVSDPSARFIKHYAAS; encoded by the coding sequence ATGTGCGGAATTTGGGCGACGTTTGGAGTTGAAGGCGGGTTGAGTGCAACGTGTCTCAAATGCTTCTCGGCTATAGTCCACCGTGGACCTGACGCTTGGCGCATTGACCAAGACGCGAGGGAACCTAAAGCCATACTGGGCTTTCAGAGGCTGGCCATTGTCGATGGACTACATGGCATGCAACCCATGAGACTACATCGCTATCCTCGCATAACTCTCATCTGCAACGGTGAAATATACAACTTCAACAGACTACGTGAACAATACCACTATCCGTATGAAACTAACTGCGATGTGGAAGCCATCATTCACAACTATGAGAATTTCGGAATCGCCGATGCCGTAAAGCGACTTGACGGAGTTTTCGCGTTTTGTTTGGTCGATGGCGAGAAGAAAAAGATTTATATCGCGAGAGACCCTTACGGCGTTAGGCCGTTGTTTAAACTACAAGACGATGAGAAAGGAATCTTGGCAATCAGCTCTGAAGCTAAAGGCCTTGTTGGTATAAAACAGAAGTTGGGTGAAAAACTAGCTCTGGGACAATTCCCACCTGGCCATTTCGAGGAATGGGACATTTTGGTAGATGGGACGGTAAAATACAACTATACCGAACAGTATTTCAAGCCAGGGACGCCTCCACGTTTTATTCCATTCGTATCAGAGAATGAACTTTCCAAATTTAATGTGTACGAAAAGACCGCGTATTTATTGGAGGCAGCTTGCAAGAAGAGATTAATGTCCGACAGACGTATTGGTTGCCTCCTCAGTGGAGGTTTAGATTCTTCACTTATCACAGCTTTAGTTGTGAAGTTAGCTAAGATACACAAGTTGccatataaaattcaaacttttgCAATAGGAATGGGGGATTCCCCTGACTTGATTGCAGCGCGGACAGTTGCGGACTACCTCGGTACAGAACACCATGAAGTTAGATTCGATGAGAACGATGTAAAAGAAGCGTTAGATAACGTAATTTATCATTTAGAATCATTCGACATCACAACGATACGCGCAAGTTTACCGATGTACCTTCTCtcgaaatatataaaagaaaacactGATACCACGGTCGTGTTCAGCGGTGAAGGCGCCGACGAATTGGCCCaaggttatatttatttcagagaCGCTCCAAATGAAACAGCAGCGCACGAAGAAAGCATACGTTTGCTTTCTGACATCTACTTGTACGATGGGTTAAGGGCGGACCGAACGACCAGTGCGTTTAGTTTAGAACTCAGAGTGCCATTTTTAGACATACAATTCACAAGTCACTATCTAAGCATAGAACCATCCTTCCGTCAACCTCAGAACGGAGTTGAGAAGCATTTGCTGCGTAAAAGTTTCGCCAAAAGTGGACTACTGCCCGATTCAATCTTATACAGACACAAGGAGGCATTTAGTGACGGCGTAGCATCTGTAAAGAAATCACTGTTCACAACAATCGAAGAAATAATCAAGGAAAGGTTACCTGAAAACAATTTACGTTTCCCTGGATTGCAGCCACACAGTCTTGAGTCGAAGTATTACCGGCACGTGTTTGAAAAGTCCTTCCCTGGCCAATATAACTTCACGCCGTACTACTGGATGCCAAAATGGGTGCAAGTTTCTGACCCGTCAGCTAGATTTATAAAGCACTATGCCGCCTCATAA